The following is a genomic window from Abditibacteriaceae bacterium.
TTTCTCGCGGTCGCTCTTTATTATGCTTCCGCGTCGACGATGTCGATGCGCTCCATCAGAATTACCGCGACAGCGGTGCGAAGATTGTGGCGGCACCTTCGAACAATTCCGATTCGCAAATGCGCGAAATGGACATCGAAGACAGCGAAGGAAATCTGTTGCGCTTTGTGCAGCCGCTCCATGCGAAAGCAGAAACCTCTAACGATTGCCCCTGTCTCGAATAAAATATTGACGCAGTCAAAAAGTACGGTCGATTTCGACCGTACTTTTTGTATTTCTGGCGGAGTTTTTGCGCCCTCCTTGCGTTATCTCAGGAGGTTTTCGATGAGTATTTCTCTGTTGTCTGCCGTACGTGCTGTTGTGGTTGGAGTCGTATTATTTGCTGCGCCTTTTGCCCGCGCCCAGGATGCCCCGACGCCCGCGCCGTCAAAGCCGAAGAAAGAAAAAACAGCCAAACCCGCCGGCCCCGCAATTCCGCGCACCGCGTCGCTGCGAGTGCTTCATGCGGTTCCCGGCGCAGGTGCTGTCGATGTTTACGTGGATGGCGCGAAAGTCCTCGCCGATACCGCCGTGAACTATAAAACTCTCACGCCGTATCTCGTTGTGCCCAGTGGTTCGCGCGATTTAAAAATCACCGTCGCTGGTTCGACGGATGCGCTGGCAACGGCGA
Proteins encoded in this region:
- a CDS encoding VOC family protein, which gives rise to MSDSMFALEYAVLHTPDVEKAVEYYQEVLGFSVDWVFGKPPVAAGCGVQLQFSRGRSLLCFRVDDVDALHQNYRDSGAKIVAAPSNNSDSQMREMDIEDSEGNLLRFVQPLHAKAETSNDCPCLE